Proteins from a genomic interval of Trifolium pratense cultivar HEN17-A07 linkage group LG6, ARS_RC_1.1, whole genome shotgun sequence:
- the LOC123888137 gene encoding transcription initiation factor TFIID subunit 11, whose product MAEPETNNHEQEQEPTFPAKRKLDQEEEVTHQLPNKNPKTTTTTTLDHSHSQDSEVPTTANSSSDAVPNKEDDNKNNEPENDDDDDDDDDDEDSEGEPVVDRKGKGILRDDKGKGKLIEEDDEDDDDSDDGSSDSDDDSDGNVSGSDSDFSDDPLAEVDLNNILPSRTRRRTAQPGLHISGGTPNAD is encoded by the coding sequence ATGGCTGAACCTGAAACCAACAACcatgaacaagaacaagaaccCACATTCCCCGCCAAACGCAAGCTCGATCAAGAAGAAGAAGTTACCCATCAACTTCCCAACAAAAATCCCAaaacaacaaccaccaccaccttAGACCACAGCCATTCTCAAGATTCCGAAGTTCCTACCACCGCCAATTCTTCTTCCGACGCCGTTCCCAACAAAGAAGACGACAACAAAAACAATGAACCCGAAAacgatgacgatgatgatgatgatgacgatgacGAGGATTCTGAAGGTGAGCCTGTGGTGGACCGGAAGGGAAAGGGGATTTTGCGCGATGATAAGGGGAAAGGGAAattgattgaagaagatgatgaagatgatgatgacaGTGATGATGGAAGTAGTGATAGTGATGATGATTCTGATGGCAATGTGTCTGGTAGCGACAGTGATTTTTCTGATGATCCACTTGCGGAGGTTGATTTGAATAACATTCTTCCTTCAAGGACTCGACGGCGAACTGCTCAGCCTGGATTACACATTTCTGGTGGCACGCCGAATGCTGATTAA
- the LOC123888138 gene encoding uncharacterized protein LOC123888138: protein MTLTKRYVLRLFISIKYITANVIDRNSGRIVATSSTVEHDIKQSLECGRSCNAKAAAVVGEVLARRLKVEGLNEGEGRGIHVNVTKEVEKKGFKSQTKIWAVVNALKYNGVKLVLDDEDGGSNP from the coding sequence ATGACTTTAACAAAACGGTATGTGCTGAGATTGTTCATATCAATAAAGTACATCACTGCAAATGTGATAGATCGAAACAGTGGGCGAATAGTAGCAACATCATCCACCGTGGAACATGACATTAAGCAGTCCCTTGAGTGTGGCCGGTCCTGCAATGCAAAAGCAGCTGCTGTTGTTGGGGAGGTATTGGCAAGGCGGCTCAAAGTTGAGGGACTTAATGAAGGAGAAGGAAGAGGTATTCATGTAAATGTAACTAAGGAAGTAGAAAAGAAAGGGTTTAAGAGCCAAACCAAGATTTGGGCTGTGGTAAATGCTCTTAAGTACAATGGAGTTAAGCTTGTccttgatgatgaagatggtgGCAGTAATCCTTGA